The following are from one region of the Chanos chanos chromosome 10, fChaCha1.1, whole genome shotgun sequence genome:
- the itchb gene encoding itchy E3 ubiquitin protein ligase b, with amino-acid sequence MACTVAKAGPGNGYPMKAQLQIVVLSAKLKENKKNWFAPSPYVEVAVDGQSKKTEKCTNTLTPKWKQPLTVIVTPFSKLIFRVWSHQTLKSDILLGIATLEVSETLKSNDMKISEVIQTLQLSADQDQADVVGDLSVCLDGMQVDPEMFASVEADNQSVSNGELLHNGHNGDVKLRRSREGSPAVEGRERSSTPNGRTMSGTGSPSTSVRASRPQRPPRPSRPPPPTPRRPSSSPAFSNGCVQTDGGNITQADTLSRNPTSGTADHNSVSQELPARQPISVAPNPNRHSVINAGPLPPGWEQRVDQNGRTYFVDHVEKRTTWERPDPLPPGWERRVDPMGRVYFVDHITRTTTWQRPTMETVRNYEQWQHQQSQLQGAMQQFNQRFIFGVQDQLATAQNKEFDPLGPLPHGWEKRTDTNGRVYFVHHPTRSTQWEDPRTQGLLNEKPLPEGWEMRFTVDGIPYFVDHNRRTTTYIDPRTGKSSLENGPQITYVRDFKAKVQYFRFWCQQLSMPQHVKITVTRKTLFEDSFQQIMSFSPQDLRRRLWIIFPGEEGLDYGGVARQWFFLLSHEVLNPMYCLFEYAGKDNYCLQINPASYINPDHLKYFKFIGRFIAMALFHGKFIDTGFSLPFYKRILNKPLALKDLESIDPEFYNSLIWIKDNDIEECGLEMFFSVDKEILGEVTTHELKPDGGNIQVTEENKEEYIRLVAEWRLSRGVEEQTQAFFEGFNEILPQQYLQYFDAKELEVLLCGMQEIDLTDWQRNTIYRHYARNSKQILWFWQLVKEMDNEKRMRLLQFVTGTCRLPVGGFADLMGSNGPQKFCIEKVGKENWLPRSHTCFNRLDLPPYKSYEQLKEKIMFAIEETEGFGQE; translated from the exons TACTGTCAGCGAAACTGAAGGAAAACAAGAAGAACTGGTTTGCCCCCAGTCCCTATGTTGAGGTTGCAGTGGATGGCCAGTccaaaaagactgaaaaatgtACCAATACTTTGACTCCCAAATGGAAGCAGCCCCTCACCGT AATCGTCACACCCTTTAGCAAGCTCATCTTCCGCGTATGGAGTCACCAGACGTTGAAATCAGACATCCTTTTGGGAATAGCCACGCTGGAAGTCAGTGAAACATTGAAATCAAATGACATGAAAA TTTCTGAGGTAATTCAGACTCTCCAGCTGAGTGCTGATCAGGATCAGGCAGACGTGGTTGGcgacctgtctgtttgtctggaCGGCATGCAGGTAGACCCGGAAATGTTTGCTTCTGTGGAGGCTGACAACCAAA gtgTTTCCAATGGGGAATTACTCCATAATGGACATAATGGTGATGTGAAGCTGAG gaggagcagagagggctCTCCAGCCGTTGAGGGGCGTGAGCGTTCATCCACTCCGAATGGTCGTACGATGAGCGGTACAGGGTCTCCCTCTACTTCAGTGAGGGCCTCTAGACCTCAGAGACCCCCAAGGCCTTCCCGGCCCCCACCACCCACACCACGGAGACCATCATCCTCACCAG CCTTCTCCAATGGCTGTGTCCAAACTGATGGGGGCAATATAACACAGGCTGATACTCTTTCCCGTAATCCTACGTCTGGGACGGCAGATCACAATTCGGTGTCCCAGGAACTGCCAGCACGACAGCCGATCAGTGTAGCACCCAACCCCAACCGACACTCTGTCATCAACGCGGGCCCGTTACCCCCTGG ATGGGAGCAGCGAGTGGATCAGAACGGCCGTACGTATTTCGTTGACCACGTGGAGAAGCGGACGACATGGGAACGGCCCGATCCTCTGCCTCCAGG CTGGGAGCGCCGAGTAGACCCCATGGGTCGTGTGTACTTTGTGGACCACATCACCAGGACCACCACGTGGCAGCGCCCCACCATGGAGACAGTGCGTAACTACGAGCAATGGCAACACCAGCAGAGTCAGTTACAGGGGGCGATGCAGCAGTTCAATCAGAGGTTCATTTTTGGG GTGCAAGATCAGCTCGCCACAGCACAAAATAAAGAGTTTGACCCTCTGGGACCTCTGCCTCATGGATGGG AAAAGAGAACTGACACCAACGGCAGAGTTTATTTTGTCCATCACCCCACCCGATCTACACAGTGGGAGGATCCACGTACCCAAGG GCTGCTAAATGAGAAGCCTCTGCCTGAGGGATGGGAAATGAGATTTACAGTGGATGGAATCCCTTATTTTGTCGACCACAACAGGAGAACTACAACCTACATCGACCCCCGCACTGGAAAATCTTCACT TGAGAATGGACCCCAGATCACTTACGTCAGAGACTTCAAAGCCAAAGTCCAATACTTTAGGTTCTGGTGTCAG caATTGTCAATGCCTCAGCACGTTAAAATCACTGTCACCCGTAAAACCCTGTTCGAGGACTCATTCCAGCAA ATTATGAGCTTTAGCCCACAAGATCTCCGGCGCAGGCTGTGGATCATCTTCCCTGGGGAGGAGGGTCTGGACTACGGCGGTGTAGCAAGGCAA TGGTTCTTCCTCCTTTCCCATGAAGTCCTGAATCCCATGTACTGCCTTTTTGAATATGCTGGAAAAGACAACTACTGCCTGCAGATCAACCCTGCTTCCTACATCAATCCTGACCACCTCAAATACTTCAAGTTCATTGGCCGCTTCATAGCTATG GCCCTGTTTCATGGCAAGTTCATTGACACTggcttctctctgcctttctacAAACGGATCCTTAACAAGCCTCTTGCACTCAAAGACTTGGAGTCTATTGATCCGGAGTTCTACAACTCTCTCATATGGATCAA GGACAATGACATAGAGGAGTGCGGGTTGgagatgtttttctctgtggataAAGAGATCCTTGGTGAGGTCACCACCCATGAGCTAAAGCCTGATGGAGGTAACATTCaggtgacagaggagaacaagGAGGAGTACATCAG GTTGGTGGCAGAATGGAGACTGTCCAGAGGAGTGGAGGAGCAAACACAGGCTTTCTTTGAGGGCTTTAATGAGATCCTGCCACAGCAGTATCTTCAGTACTTTGATGCCAAAGAGCTGgag GTGTTGCTGTGTGGGATGCAGGAGATTGACCTGACAGACTGGCAGAGGAACACCATCTATCGACACTATGCTCGCAACAGCAAACAGATCCTGTGGTTCTGGCAG CTGGTTAAGGAAATGGACAATGAGAAGAGAATGCGTCTGCTGCAGTTTGTGACAGGCACCTGTCGCCTCCCAGTGGGTGGATTTGCTGACCTGATGG ggAGCAATGGGCCACAAAAGTTCTGTATTGAAAAAGTTGGGAAGGAGAACTGGCTTCCCAGAAGCCACACTTG TTTTAACCGGCTGGACCTGCCTCCTTATAAAAGCTACGAGCAGCTCAAGGAGAAAATAATGTTTGCCATCGAAGAGACAGAGGGCTTTGGCCAAGAGTAG